One Erysipelothrix amsterdamensis DNA window includes the following coding sequences:
- a CDS encoding lantibiotic ABC transporter permease — MIHLELKNLKMRMNFRMLVVIVLAFVSLNMVYLKSTGAYDALYKEYSKHTDLFTNDSVDDATMYFEEQIKYISGYHENIDQHLQEINDKRETGLFEDPKDVHKLNKEHDFYEQLKLEPVEFINIQRHELILRSPTPKIVMLLFGFYLLYLLFGEDLLEGTLEIYQPTQRGLSKLFHSKMVVLTGLLFVVTGLLILFDGFRLGFSKASIHSIPYFKHVWLMGSVFHYSMFRYISIFVVTLMLLLLTLIFMTLTRNTLLTVIAGLSVLFVQGMQYAMIPIHSKYGFLKLYNIYYMVVHDKGDFPYNLLLFCVVLTGILGIVSYECYVKSGPIRKHKGAGIPIRSTHRIVHSMYQLWISSYGLIILVFVLIFGIYNIKTFSISTTSNEQSYQFYKQNYLGPIDDSSIIRHKQALEIIQEAVREKEKIQIMIEREPERAHDLYVEHDAVFKRAHEISNALRFDEELKQAQMLGVDTMIDNRGASLIVMKNQVFYRLIFMGVLLVPMFFLGYQQYHLIYDRRNEGFIHVSKMGMKNYRKIHRYSLLIYSMMMSFTMIAMHILKITKVLNVDFSNTMKDLLITSIPVTLKTGIVLVWVMLTLMSYGIGRIGNLMYLIQRNVFNDSL; from the coding sequence ATGATCCATCTTGAACTCAAAAATCTAAAAATGCGCATGAATTTTCGAATGCTCGTGGTGATTGTTTTAGCCTTTGTCTCTTTAAATATGGTTTATCTGAAATCTACAGGTGCGTATGATGCACTTTATAAGGAATATTCTAAACATACCGACTTGTTCACAAATGATTCAGTAGATGATGCCACAATGTATTTTGAAGAACAGATTAAATACATATCAGGTTATCATGAAAACATTGATCAACACCTTCAAGAAATCAATGACAAACGTGAGACGGGCCTTTTTGAAGATCCCAAAGATGTTCATAAATTGAATAAGGAACATGATTTTTATGAGCAGCTCAAACTTGAACCCGTTGAATTTATAAACATCCAACGCCATGAACTAATTTTACGCAGTCCAACGCCTAAGATTGTGATGCTGCTCTTTGGTTTTTATTTACTCTACTTACTTTTTGGAGAAGATCTTTTAGAAGGGACACTTGAGATTTATCAGCCGACACAAAGAGGTCTTTCAAAATTATTTCATTCAAAAATGGTGGTACTAACGGGGTTACTTTTCGTTGTGACGGGTCTTCTAATATTATTTGATGGGTTTAGATTGGGGTTTTCAAAGGCATCCATTCACAGCATTCCCTATTTCAAACATGTTTGGCTTATGGGAAGTGTGTTTCACTATTCAATGTTTAGGTATATCTCAATTTTTGTAGTGACCCTAATGCTTTTACTGTTAACTTTAATTTTTATGACCCTTACGCGAAATACACTTCTTACAGTAATCGCAGGATTAAGTGTTCTCTTTGTGCAAGGCATGCAATATGCAATGATTCCGATTCATTCAAAATATGGCTTCCTCAAGTTATATAATATTTACTATATGGTTGTCCATGATAAAGGCGATTTCCCTTATAATTTACTTCTTTTTTGTGTAGTTCTGACTGGAATTTTGGGCATTGTTTCATATGAGTGCTATGTAAAGAGTGGACCAATCCGTAAGCATAAGGGGGCGGGGATTCCGATTCGAAGTACACATCGAATTGTACATAGCATGTATCAACTTTGGATAAGTTCTTATGGGTTAATAATTCTTGTTTTTGTACTAATTTTTGGTATCTATAATATTAAAACCTTTTCGATCAGTACGACGTCAAATGAACAGTCTTATCAATTTTATAAACAAAATTATCTTGGCCCCATCGATGATTCAAGTATCATAAGACATAAGCAAGCACTTGAGATAATTCAAGAAGCTGTAAGAGAAAAAGAAAAGATTCAAATAATGATTGAACGGGAACCTGAGCGCGCTCATGATCTCTACGTAGAGCATGATGCGGTATTTAAACGTGCCCATGAAATTTCAAATGCACTCCGATTTGATGAAGAACTTAAGCAGGCACAGATGTTGGGTGTTGATACCATGATTGATAATCGTGGTGCCTCACTCATCGTTATGAAGAACCAAGTCTTCTATCGTCTTATCTTTATGGGTGTATTATTGGTCCCAATGTTTTTCTTAGGCTATCAGCAATACCACCTTATTTATGATCGCCGTAATGAAGGGTTTATTCATGTAAGTAAAATGGGAATGAAAAACTATCGAAAGATCCATAGATATTCACTCTTGATTTATTCGATGATGATGAGTTTCACAATGATTGCGATGCATATTCTAAAAATTACCAAGGTCTTAAATGTAGATTTTTCAAATACAATGAAAGACCTCCTCATTACATCGATTCCGGTCACGTTAAAAACAGGCATTGTTTTAGTGTGGGTTATGTTGACGCTCATGAGTTATGGTATCGGACGCATTGGAAATCTGATGTATTTAATCCAAAGGAATGTATTTAATGATAGCCTTTAA
- a CDS encoding ABC transporter ATP-binding protein: MIILLNRLEVRNLNKAYGATKAVNNLSFDMENGIYGLVGHNGAGKSTLIKILATLMKADSGTVSFNGELIKDYTVFRSLLGYMPQNQSLPAQMTIEHFLFYIASLKAIPNDLARLRIEDLLTRFNLETKKHHKLSSLSGGMKQRVLLAQAMLNDPAVLILDEPTAGLDPVERSNLRNVIMELSGDKIVLIATHIISDIEYIADKIILLQKGNIIEFDTPDKLILKMRVFESTLSFEAYKRFAQEHKIINSIRIGEQVRIRHFSDDIEGVKVNPTIEDLYLYALS; this comes from the coding sequence GTGATTATCTTGTTAAATAGGTTGGAAGTAAGGAATTTAAATAAGGCTTATGGCGCTACGAAAGCTGTGAATAATCTTAGCTTTGATATGGAGAACGGGATTTATGGGCTTGTTGGGCATAATGGTGCAGGGAAGAGCACTTTAATTAAAATACTTGCAACCTTGATGAAAGCAGATTCGGGAACAGTATCTTTTAATGGAGAATTGATAAAAGATTACACCGTATTTCGAAGTCTTTTGGGTTATATGCCTCAAAATCAATCGTTACCTGCACAGATGACTATCGAGCATTTTCTCTTCTATATCGCATCCCTAAAGGCGATTCCAAATGATTTAGCGAGATTGCGGATTGAAGATCTTTTGACGCGTTTTAATTTGGAAACAAAGAAACATCATAAATTAAGTTCTCTTTCCGGTGGGATGAAACAACGGGTCTTGCTTGCGCAAGCGATGTTGAATGATCCCGCAGTTTTAATCTTGGATGAACCAACCGCAGGTCTTGATCCTGTTGAACGGAGCAATCTAAGAAATGTAATCATGGAACTTTCTGGTGATAAAATTGTTTTGATTGCAACGCATATTATATCCGATATCGAATATATTGCCGATAAAATAATACTTCTTCAAAAAGGAAATATCATTGAATTTGATACACCGGATAAACTTATTTTAAAGATGCGTGTCTTTGAATCCACGCTATCTTTTGAGGCGTATAAACGTTTCGCTCAAGAACATAAAATTATCAATAGCATTCGCATTGGGGAACAGGTAAGAATTCGCCATTTTAGTGATGACATTGAAGGGGTAAAGGTTAATCCAACAATCGAGGATCTTTACCTGTACGCACTATCATGA